In the genome of archaeon BMS3Bbin15, the window GGTATTGGTTATGCTTTTCTTCTATCTTTCATAAATTACCTTGTGGAATCACTGAGGATGCCATATATACTTCCTTCGTTTCTGTATGTAGCTATTATTAGTGTTATTATAATAGATATATCTCTATTTTTAAGCAGTTTGGCAAGCTTTTATCCTGCCTACAAAAGTGCAGAGCTTGAGCCCTATGAGGCTATAAGGGCAGGTGAATAAGATATGGGTAATAGTAAAATTAGTATCAGAACAGATAAGCTGACAAAGATTTTCAATCAGGGTCATGTTGAAACCAAAGCAGTGAAGAATGTAAATCTTAAAATTCCAAAAGGTAAATTTGTTTCCATCTTAGGCCACTCAGGGTCTGGTAAAACCACCCTTCTCAGCCTTATTGGTGGATTGACAAAGCCAAGTTATGGGGAGGTTATTATTGACGGCGTTGATATATGGCAGCTCAAGGATAAAGAGCTTTCTATATTGAGAAATAAGAAAATCGGCTTTATATTCCAGTTTGCAAGTCTGATACCAACCCTGAATGTTATAGACAATCTGGTTCTACCAACTATA includes:
- the lolD_2 gene encoding lipoprotein-releasing system ATP-binding protein LolD — encoded protein: MGNSKISIRTDKLTKIFNQGHVETKAVKNVNLKIPKGKFVSILGHSGSGKTTLLSLIGGLTKPSYGEVIIDGVDIWQLKDKELSILRNKKIGFIFQFASLIPTLNVIDNLVLPTIFSDKKSEDVYERARELLELVGMEDKIYIYPNQLSGGQQRKVAITRAFMNNPEIILADEPTGDLDEESETGVMELFLKMNREKGTTFIMVTHSKKLAMQTAIRFYMKSGVLKRGK